One segment of Candidatus Thorarchaeota archaeon DNA contains the following:
- a CDS encoding fructose-bisphosphate aldolase → MTLEDTKFEHLCMGKRTRLHRMMYDFGPGNGKLLILPIDQGLEHGPIDMFANPESIDPDFQFRLAVEGSFSAIALHIGLAEKYAGKYAGKIPIVLKLNGKTNIPSDDEALSPLTASVEDAVRIGADAVGYTLYVGSPNQVADFTQLRQVRQDATQFGLPLIVWSYPRGRAIELKGGRDSLYAVDYAARVANELGADVVKLNVPATDPNKNADQPSPYDSMELDYGERVRKVVESAGKTMTIFSGGSKIGDEDVLKKAKICMENGARGLIFGRNIWQRDWEDALDMTSKIKKLMKNA, encoded by the coding sequence TGACCTTGGAAGATACGAAATTTGAACATCTTTGCATGGGAAAACGAACGCGGCTACATCGTATGATGTATGATTTTGGACCCGGCAATGGCAAGCTTCTGATTCTGCCAATAGACCAAGGTCTTGAACATGGTCCGATTGATATGTTTGCAAATCCTGAGAGCATCGATCCAGACTTTCAGTTTCGCTTAGCAGTGGAGGGTAGTTTTTCAGCGATTGCTCTACATATTGGTCTTGCCGAGAAATACGCAGGAAAATATGCTGGGAAAATACCTATTGTATTGAAGTTGAATGGGAAAACGAATATCCCTTCCGACGATGAAGCCCTCTCTCCACTGACTGCATCAGTAGAGGATGCGGTTCGTATTGGTGCAGATGCGGTTGGATACACCCTTTATGTGGGATCTCCCAATCAGGTTGCTGATTTTACACAACTGCGGCAGGTGAGACAGGATGCTACTCAATTTGGTCTGCCCTTGATTGTATGGTCTTATCCTCGGGGTAGAGCCATTGAATTGAAGGGTGGAAGAGATTCGCTTTACGCGGTTGATTATGCGGCTAGAGTCGCCAACGAACTCGGTGCAGATGTTGTGAAGCTGAATGTTCCTGCTACTGATCCTAACAAGAATGCAGACCAGCCATCACCCTATGACTCGATGGAGCTGGACTATGGCGAGAGAGTAAGAAAGGTTGTCGAATCTGCCGGGAAGACTATGACTATCTTTTCTGGTGGGAGTAAAATTGGAGATGAAGACGTTCTCAAAAAGGCCAAAATATGCATGGAAAACGGTGCGAGAGGACTGATTTTCGGACGGAACATCTGGCAAAGAGACTGGGAAGATGCACTTGACATGACCTCTAAGATCAAGAAACTCATGAAGAATGCTTAA
- a CDS encoding fructose 1,6-bisphosphatase produces MVKTTLSVIKADIGSLAGHVIVPDFLMEIARKSLKEGVEDGIINDYYVTHAGDDLELIMTHDKGEDNEEVHELAWNTFMKGTKEARKRKIYAAGQDMLEDTFSGNVKGMGPGSAEMTIEERKSDPFGIFCADKTEPGAFNLPLFRIFADPFNTAGLVIDPSFHEGFSFVVQDIKKEIPCYLEMKCPEEMYDLLALLGSTGRYTIKKIYRKDGMPAAAVSTDKLHQIAGKYIGKDDPVAIVRGHSGFPAMGEILEGFTIPHLVSGWMRGSHTGPLMPVSLEDSRCTRFDGPPRVIGLGFHVANGKLLGPVDLFADVAFDVTRKRAMDAVEYLRRHGPFMPHRLDEGAMEYTTLPGVLDKCESRFTEEEIRPEKE; encoded by the coding sequence ATGGTAAAGACGACTCTCAGTGTAATAAAGGCCGATATAGGCTCACTGGCTGGACATGTTATAGTGCCTGATTTTCTAATGGAGATTGCTCGTAAATCTCTGAAAGAGGGCGTTGAAGACGGGATAATCAACGATTACTATGTTACTCATGCAGGTGACGACTTGGAACTCATTATGACCCATGATAAGGGGGAGGATAATGAGGAAGTTCATGAACTTGCATGGAACACTTTCATGAAAGGTACAAAAGAAGCCAGGAAACGGAAAATCTATGCCGCAGGGCAGGATATGCTTGAAGACACTTTCAGTGGTAACGTCAAGGGTATGGGTCCTGGATCTGCAGAAATGACCATTGAAGAACGAAAATCTGATCCTTTTGGAATTTTCTGTGCTGATAAGACGGAACCTGGTGCTTTTAATCTGCCATTGTTCCGCATCTTTGCGGATCCGTTCAATACTGCAGGTTTGGTAATAGATCCCAGCTTCCACGAGGGCTTCAGTTTTGTTGTTCAGGATATCAAAAAGGAGATACCCTGTTACCTTGAAATGAAATGCCCAGAGGAGATGTACGACCTTCTGGCTCTGTTAGGTAGCACCGGTCGGTATACTATCAAGAAAATCTACCGAAAGGACGGGATGCCTGCAGCTGCAGTAAGCACTGATAAACTGCATCAGATTGCAGGGAAGTACATAGGTAAGGACGATCCCGTAGCTATTGTTAGGGGTCATTCAGGTTTTCCAGCAATGGGTGAAATCCTGGAGGGCTTTACAATACCACACCTTGTATCAGGTTGGATGCGAGGTTCTCATACTGGCCCCCTGATGCCAGTTAGTCTGGAGGATTCTCGATGCACACGTTTTGACGGTCCTCCGCGTGTAATCGGTTTAGGTTTCCACGTAGCTAACGGCAAGTTGCTTGGTCCTGTTGACCTATTTGCAGATGTAGCATTCGATGTGACCCGAAAACGGGCAATGGATGCTGTCGAGTATCTCAGGAGACATGGCCCCTTTATGCCTCACCGGCTAGATGAGGGCGCGATGGAATACACAACCCTCCCTGGTGTCTTAGATAAATGTGAAAGCCGTTTCACTGAAGAAGAAATACGTCCAGAAAAGGAATAG
- a CDS encoding peptidylprolyl isomerase yields the protein MGNQGKVRASHILVDKHSKALEIINKIKEGASFKKMAKEHSECPSRKKGGDLGYFARGQMVKPFEQATYNLSVGAMTQEPVKTKFGYHIIKRTG from the coding sequence ATGGGAAATCAAGGAAAAGTCAGAGCAAGCCACATTCTTGTTGATAAGCATAGCAAAGCTCTTGAAATCATAAACAAAATCAAGGAGGGCGCTAGTTTCAAGAAGATGGCAAAGGAACATAGCGAATGCCCAAGCAGAAAAAAGGGCGGCGATCTCGGATACTTCGCAAGAGGGCAAATGGTGAAACCATTTGAGCAAGCAACATACAATCTCTCTGTTGGTGCTATGACACAGGAACCAGTTAAGACGAAATTCGGATATCACATAATAAAGCGGACTGGCTAG
- a CDS encoding mechanosensitive ion channel has product MFVEFIASLLQPFGLDPYAQYIAIVPFLIILYIVYLIVARSIRMSFHRAGLPREATTGVIFIVRLIFFGIAVIAALTITEIVAGEGVVAFGALTGTAVGLAFSRSLSNMVSGLYVFASRPFRIGDYIRIGSVEGIVRDITLNYTKIVKPDYTIEAIPNSDIVEEKLVNFRIRIDQYLNLRGMKKEQEITEEGRLSSAMNKFKKLTTGEEIYRYTFEIFAHRAYDVGEARESMRRVVQEWENRFLNPPEMFYSTNDYNGTRFGFAIIVDDPKKILEDGADFQEALVKSFQG; this is encoded by the coding sequence ATGTTTGTAGAATTCATAGCTTCACTTCTTCAGCCATTCGGGTTGGATCCCTATGCACAATACATAGCCATTGTGCCATTTTTGATAATACTCTATATTGTCTATCTTATTGTTGCACGTTCAATTCGGATGTCATTCCACAGGGCTGGTTTACCACGGGAAGCTACTACAGGCGTAATATTCATTGTTCGTCTAATCTTCTTCGGAATTGCGGTTATTGCGGCTTTGACAATAACAGAGATAGTAGCTGGTGAGGGAGTTGTTGCCTTTGGTGCCCTAACAGGTACAGCTGTGGGTCTTGCCTTTTCAAGGTCATTAAGCAACATGGTTAGTGGCCTCTATGTATTTGCTTCGCGCCCGTTCCGCATTGGTGACTACATCAGAATTGGCTCAGTTGAAGGAATTGTCCGTGATATTACTCTCAATTACACGAAAATAGTGAAACCCGATTATACGATTGAGGCAATTCCTAATTCAGATATTGTTGAAGAGAAATTGGTGAATTTCCGCATCAGGATTGATCAGTATTTGAACCTTAGAGGAATGAAGAAAGAGCAAGAAATAACAGAAGAAGGCCGGCTTTCGAGCGCGATGAACAAATTCAAAAAGTTGACGACTGGAGAAGAAATATATCGCTACACGTTTGAGATATTTGCACATCGAGCCTATGATGTGGGTGAAGCTCGAGAAAGCATGAGGCGCGTTGTCCAAGAGTGGGAAAACCGTTTCCTTAATCCGCCAGAGATGTTTTACAGCACAAATGATTACAATGGCACAAGATTCGGTTTTGCTATCATTGTGGATGATCCTAAGAAGATACTTGAAGATGGTGCTGATTTCCAAGAAGCACTAGTAAAGTCATTTCAAGGTTAA